Proteins encoded in a region of the Luteimonas viscosa genome:
- a CDS encoding Gfo/Idh/MocA family protein — translation MGTLGVAIVGTGMIGAVHRRAAVLAGATVRGVAASSPARAQEVAQAWGVARGYGGIEDVIADPQVQVVHVCTPNHLHRSMAQAALEAGKHVVCEKPLATTLEDARALAALAASTGQVATVPFVYRYHPVVREARARIAAGDLGPLRLIHGSYLQDWLLDPASNNWRVDPALGGASRVFADIGSHWCDLVEWVGGERFAEVSAVFETVIAERGVATGKSFTTPAAGGDTQAVSSEDVAAAMFRTGNGTLATVTVSQVSAGRRNRLWFEIDGAKASVAFDQEDCERLWMGYPDQREEVFVRGPGAGSAEQRRLSVLPAGHAQGYANCFEAFVADTYRAIADERPEGLPTFEDGLRSALIVDRVIASSRSRAWMPIA, via the coding sequence ATGGGTACGCTGGGAGTCGCCATCGTCGGCACCGGCATGATCGGTGCGGTGCACCGCCGCGCGGCGGTGCTGGCCGGCGCCACCGTGCGCGGCGTGGCCGCGTCCTCGCCCGCGCGTGCGCAGGAAGTGGCGCAGGCCTGGGGCGTGGCCCGGGGCTATGGCGGAATCGAGGACGTGATCGCCGACCCGCAGGTGCAGGTCGTGCATGTGTGCACGCCCAACCACCTGCACCGGTCGATGGCGCAGGCGGCGCTGGAGGCCGGCAAGCACGTGGTCTGCGAGAAGCCGCTGGCCACCACCCTGGAAGACGCGCGCGCCCTGGCCGCGCTGGCCGCGTCCACCGGGCAGGTGGCCACGGTGCCCTTCGTCTACCGTTACCACCCGGTGGTGCGCGAGGCGCGTGCGCGCATCGCCGCGGGCGATCTGGGACCGCTGCGCCTGATCCACGGCAGCTACCTGCAGGACTGGCTGCTGGATCCGGCCAGCAACAACTGGCGCGTGGATCCGGCGCTGGGCGGCGCATCGCGCGTGTTCGCCGACATCGGCTCGCACTGGTGCGACCTGGTGGAGTGGGTGGGCGGCGAGCGCTTCGCCGAAGTCAGCGCGGTGTTCGAAACGGTGATCGCCGAGCGCGGCGTGGCGACCGGCAAGAGCTTCACCACGCCGGCCGCCGGCGGCGACACCCAGGCCGTGTCCAGCGAGGACGTGGCCGCGGCCATGTTCAGGACCGGCAACGGCACGCTGGCGACCGTCACCGTCAGCCAGGTCTCGGCCGGGCGCCGCAACCGCCTGTGGTTCGAGATCGACGGGGCGAAGGCCAGCGTGGCGTTCGACCAGGAGGACTGCGAGCGGCTGTGGATGGGCTATCCCGACCAGCGCGAGGAAGTGTTCGTGCGCGGGCCGGGCGCCGGCAGCGCTGAGCAACGGCGGCTGTCGGTGCTGCCCGCCGGCCATGCGCAGGGCTATGCCAACTGTTTCGAGGCCTTCGTCGCCGACACCTACCGGGCGATCGCGGACGAACGCCCGGAGGGCCTGCCGACTTTCGAGGACGGCCTGCGTTCGGCGCTGATCGTCGATCGCGTCATCGCTTCGTCGAGGTCGCGCGCATGGATGCCGATCGCCTGA
- a CDS encoding MFS transporter, producing the protein MTATMSRLGVMMFLQFFIWGAWFVTLGTYLVNGPLQASASQVATAFLSQSVGAIVAPFLVGLIADRYFAAQRILALLHLAGAALMWGASTATSFNAFSGFVFGYMLLFMPTLALATSIAMRHMQSPEKQFPPVRVAGSIGWIVAGVLIGWLGWEQTQRLDFTFRMAAIASAVLGLYALTLPHTPPLARERGAKLGEILGLDAALHLLKSRAYLVFFLASIAICIPLSFYYNFTNPFLNDVGVRGAAGLQSLGQVSEVLLMLAMPFLFVRLGVKVMLAVGMGAWVLRYVMFAFGDADAGFALLVIGIVLHGICYDFFFVTGQIYTDAHAGQKFRSSAQGFITLATYGVGMLIGTFLSGAVVEHYTTDAGPDWERIWLFPAGVAFVVLVAFLFLFREGRTAAPAASPAH; encoded by the coding sequence ATGACGGCCACGATGTCGCGCCTTGGCGTGATGATGTTCCTGCAGTTCTTCATCTGGGGCGCCTGGTTCGTGACCCTGGGCACGTACCTGGTCAATGGCCCCCTGCAGGCCAGCGCCAGCCAGGTGGCGACCGCGTTCCTCAGCCAGTCGGTCGGCGCGATCGTCGCGCCGTTCCTGGTCGGGCTGATCGCCGACCGCTACTTCGCCGCGCAGCGCATCCTCGCCCTGCTGCACCTGGCCGGCGCGGCGCTGATGTGGGGCGCGTCGACGGCCACCAGCTTCAACGCGTTCTCCGGGTTCGTGTTCGGCTACATGCTGCTGTTCATGCCGACCCTGGCGCTGGCCACCAGCATCGCGATGCGGCACATGCAGTCGCCGGAGAAGCAGTTCCCGCCGGTGCGCGTGGCCGGCAGCATCGGCTGGATCGTCGCCGGCGTGCTCATCGGCTGGCTGGGCTGGGAGCAGACCCAGCGCCTGGACTTCACCTTCAGGATGGCCGCGATCGCTTCGGCGGTGCTGGGCCTGTACGCGCTGACCCTGCCGCACACGCCGCCGCTGGCGCGCGAGCGGGGTGCGAAGCTGGGCGAGATCCTCGGGCTGGATGCGGCGCTGCACCTGCTCAAGTCGCGCGCCTACCTGGTGTTCTTCCTCGCCTCGATCGCGATCTGCATCCCGCTGTCGTTCTACTACAACTTCACCAACCCCTTCCTCAACGACGTCGGCGTGCGCGGCGCGGCCGGGCTGCAGTCATTGGGCCAGGTGTCCGAAGTGCTGCTGATGCTGGCCATGCCGTTCCTGTTCGTGCGCCTGGGAGTGAAGGTGATGCTGGCGGTGGGCATGGGCGCGTGGGTGCTGCGCTACGTGATGTTCGCCTTCGGCGACGCGGACGCGGGCTTCGCGCTGCTGGTGATCGGCATCGTGCTGCACGGCATCTGCTACGACTTCTTCTTCGTCACCGGTCAGATCTACACCGATGCGCACGCCGGGCAGAAATTCCGCAGCAGCGCGCAGGGTTTCATCACCCTGGCCACCTACGGCGTGGGCATGCTGATCGGCACCTTCCTGTCGGGCGCGGTCGTGGAGCACTACACCACCGACGCCGGCCCGGATTGGGAGCGGATCTGGCTGTTCCCGGCCGGGGTCGCGTTCGTGGTGCTGGTGGCCTTCCTGTTCCTGTTCCGCGAAGGGCGGACGGCGGCGCCTGCCGCTTCGCCCGCGCACTGA
- a CDS encoding sugar phosphate isomerase/epimerase family protein has protein sequence MRTLQGPALFLAQFIGGEPPFDRLDTLAQWAAGLGYRGVQVPTSAPHIFDLARAAESQVYCDDLAGMLAGHGIRITELSTHLQGQLVAVHPAYDALFDGFAPEDRRGNPAARQAWAVEQLKLAAQASQRLGLTAHATFSGALAWPYFYPWPQRPSGLVDEAFAELGRRWRPILDAFDDCGVDLCYEIHPGEDLHDGATFERFLDAVDHHPRAKILYDPSHLLLQQMDYLGFIDRYHARIGMFHAKDAEYRADARSGVYGGYQGWIDRPGRFRSLGDGQVDFKAIFSKLAQYDFPGWAVVEWECCLKHPEDGAREGAAFVREHLIRVTERAFDDFADGGADPKALRGMLGL, from the coding sequence CACCCTGGCCCAATGGGCCGCCGGACTGGGCTATCGCGGCGTGCAGGTGCCGACCAGCGCGCCGCACATCTTCGATCTCGCCCGGGCCGCGGAGAGCCAGGTCTACTGCGACGACCTCGCCGGCATGCTGGCCGGCCACGGGATCCGGATCACCGAACTGTCCACCCACCTGCAGGGCCAGCTGGTGGCCGTGCACCCGGCCTATGACGCGCTGTTCGACGGCTTCGCCCCGGAAGACCGGCGCGGCAACCCGGCCGCGCGGCAGGCCTGGGCGGTGGAACAGCTGAAGCTGGCGGCGCAGGCCAGCCAGCGCCTGGGCCTCACCGCGCACGCCACCTTCTCCGGCGCACTGGCCTGGCCGTACTTCTATCCCTGGCCGCAGCGTCCGTCCGGCCTGGTCGACGAGGCCTTCGCCGAACTCGGCCGCCGCTGGCGCCCGATCCTCGACGCCTTCGACGACTGCGGGGTGGACCTGTGCTACGAGATCCATCCGGGCGAGGACCTGCACGACGGCGCGACCTTCGAGCGGTTCCTGGACGCGGTCGACCACCATCCGCGCGCCAAGATCCTCTACGACCCCAGCCACCTGCTGCTGCAGCAGATGGACTACCTGGGCTTCATCGACCGCTACCACGCGCGCATCGGCATGTTCCACGCCAAGGACGCCGAGTACCGCGCCGACGCGCGCAGCGGCGTCTATGGCGGTTACCAGGGCTGGATCGACCGCCCGGGCCGGTTCCGCTCGCTCGGAGACGGGCAGGTCGACTTCAAGGCGATCTTCTCGAAGCTGGCCCAGTACGATTTCCCGGGCTGGGCGGTCGTGGAGTGGGAGTGCTGCCTGAAGCACCCGGAGGACGGCGCGCGCGAGGGCGCGGCCTTCGTGCGCGAGCACCTGATCCGCGTGACCGAACGCGCCTTCGACGACTTTGCCGATGGCGGCGCCGACCCGAAGGCGCTGCGCGGCATGCTGGGGCTTTGA